In a genomic window of Variovorax paradoxus:
- a CDS encoding tetratricopeptide repeat protein: MATHLDLEEQEQLDQLKHFWNTYGTLITWVVLLVAGAFVAWNGWQYFQRSKAAQAAALYDEVERSAQSGDAARIERVFNDMKERFAGTAYAQQAGLLAAKTLYDKGNAEASRAALGWVADKATDPGYQAIARLRLAAELLDAKSYDDAIKQLSGNVPKEFEPLVADRKGDIYMAQGKRDEAQAEYRKAWTGLGAASEYRRLVEFKLNAVGVDPKSLAPSITVTPAVPAKS, from the coding sequence ATGGCAACCCATCTCGATCTCGAAGAACAGGAACAGCTCGACCAGCTCAAGCATTTCTGGAACACCTACGGCACCCTGATCACCTGGGTCGTGCTGCTCGTCGCCGGCGCCTTCGTGGCCTGGAACGGCTGGCAATACTTCCAGCGCAGCAAGGCGGCCCAGGCCGCGGCGCTGTACGACGAGGTCGAGCGCAGCGCCCAGTCGGGCGATGCCGCCCGCATCGAGCGCGTGTTCAACGACATGAAGGAACGCTTCGCCGGCACCGCCTATGCGCAGCAGGCCGGCCTGCTGGCCGCCAAGACGCTCTACGACAAGGGCAATGCCGAAGCCTCGCGCGCCGCGCTCGGCTGGGTGGCCGACAAGGCCACCGATCCCGGCTACCAGGCCATCGCCCGGCTGCGCCTCGCGGCCGAACTGCTCGATGCCAAGTCCTACGACGACGCGATCAAGCAGCTCTCGGGCAACGTGCCGAAGGAATTCGAACCGCTGGTGGCCGACCGCAAGGGCGACATCTACATGGCCCAGGGCAAGCGCGACGAGGCGCAGGCCGAGTACCGCAAGGCCTGGACCGGCCTGGGGGCCGCCTCCGAATACCGCCGGCTGGTCGAATTCAAGCTCAACGCGGTCGGCGTCGACCCCAAGAGCCTGGCGCCCAGCATCACCGTCACCCCCGCAGTTCCTGCCAAATCCTGA